One Kineococcus aurantiacus genomic window carries:
- a CDS encoding carbohydrate ABC transporter permease, giving the protein MSAAPPAVAAKVPSAKHTSTGRLGWLVLPALLIFVAFAVVPLIGVFVLSFTSWDGIGSISFAGFDSWKSVLTDPGLPHALWITFLIIVLSWIAQTPLSILLGVFISGSQKYRAVLAVLFFLPLLLSAAAVSIAYKALLDPNFGLGPGLNLSFLTQDWLGRPALAMGVVIFIIAWQWIPFHSLIFQGAVRQIPASMYEAAQIDGAGRMRQFFSITLPQLKNTLITSSTLQVVGSLTTFDLIFVLTGGGPNDGTRALALDMYLTGFRANQMGLASAIAVILVVVGLVLAQLLQRLGGRERNSQLEGA; this is encoded by the coding sequence GTGAGCGCGGCACCTCCTGCGGTCGCGGCCAAGGTCCCCTCGGCGAAGCACACGTCGACGGGTCGGCTGGGATGGCTCGTGCTGCCTGCGCTGCTCATCTTCGTGGCCTTCGCCGTCGTCCCCCTCATCGGCGTGTTCGTGCTGAGCTTCACGTCCTGGGACGGGATCGGGTCCATCAGCTTCGCCGGCTTCGACAGCTGGAAGTCCGTGCTCACGGACCCGGGTCTCCCGCACGCGCTGTGGATCACCTTCCTCATCATCGTGCTGTCGTGGATCGCCCAGACGCCGCTGTCGATCCTGCTCGGGGTCTTCATCTCCGGCAGCCAGAAGTACCGCGCGGTCCTGGCCGTGCTGTTCTTCCTGCCGCTGCTGCTGTCGGCCGCGGCCGTCTCCATCGCCTACAAGGCGCTGCTGGACCCGAACTTCGGCCTCGGGCCGGGGCTGAACCTGAGCTTCCTCACGCAGGACTGGCTGGGCCGGCCCGCGCTGGCCATGGGCGTCGTGATCTTCATCATCGCCTGGCAGTGGATCCCCTTCCACTCCCTGATCTTCCAGGGGGCGGTGCGGCAGATCCCGGCCTCGATGTACGAGGCGGCGCAGATCGACGGCGCCGGCCGCATGCGGCAGTTCTTCTCCATCACGCTGCCGCAGCTGAAGAACACCCTCATCACGTCCTCCACGCTGCAGGTCGTGGGGTCGCTGACCACGTTCGACCTCATCTTCGTCCTCACCGGCGGCGGGCCGAACGACGGCACCCGGGCCCTGGCCCTGGACATGTACCTCACCGGTTTCCGCGCCAACCAGATGGGTCTGGCCTCGGCCATCGCCGTGATCCTGGTCGTCGTCGGCCTCGTCCTGGCCCAGCTCCTGCAGCGCCTCGGCGGCCGTGAGCGCAACTCGCAACTCGAAGGAGCCTGA
- a CDS encoding carbohydrate ABC transporter permease, translating into MATQTASARTGSSSAGAPRNGTTHRKNWAGGAFGWLWLLIVLIPIYWIVITSFKTSANYFGTNPLVPPSSPTLDNYKLVLENDFARYFMNSVIVTVGATIPAVLVSFMAAFAIVRGAGRWLKAANSLFLMGLAIPLQATIIPIYLIMIKLGMYNSFGALILPSIAFAIPLTVLILSNFVRDVPNELFEAMRMDGSTEWGTMWRLAFPLTRPALVTVTIYQGLQIWNGFLLPLILTDRAEMRVLPLALWTFQGQYSVNIPAVLASVVLTTLPILVLYVVGRRQLLSGLTAGFSK; encoded by the coding sequence ATGGCGACGCAGACCGCGAGCGCGCGGACCGGGTCCTCCTCGGCCGGTGCCCCCCGCAACGGCACCACGCACCGCAAGAACTGGGCGGGCGGCGCCTTCGGGTGGCTGTGGCTGCTCATCGTGCTGATCCCGATCTACTGGATCGTCATCACGAGCTTCAAGACCTCGGCGAACTACTTCGGCACCAACCCGCTGGTCCCGCCGTCGTCGCCGACGCTGGACAACTACAAGCTCGTGCTCGAGAACGACTTCGCCCGGTACTTCATGAACTCGGTCATCGTGACCGTGGGCGCGACGATCCCGGCCGTGCTCGTCTCCTTCATGGCGGCGTTCGCGATCGTCCGCGGCGCCGGCCGGTGGCTGAAGGCGGCCAACTCGCTGTTCCTCATGGGGCTGGCGATCCCGCTGCAGGCGACGATCATCCCGATCTACCTGATCATGATCAAGCTGGGGATGTACAACTCGTTCGGTGCGCTGATCCTGCCCTCGATCGCGTTCGCCATCCCGCTGACCGTCCTCATCCTGAGCAACTTCGTGCGCGACGTCCCCAACGAGCTGTTCGAGGCCATGCGCATGGACGGCTCGACCGAGTGGGGCACCATGTGGCGGCTGGCGTTCCCGCTGACCCGCCCCGCCCTGGTGACGGTGACGATCTACCAGGGTCTGCAGATCTGGAACGGCTTCCTCCTGCCCCTGATCCTCACCGACCGGGCCGAGATGCGCGTCCTGCCGCTGGCGCTGTGGACCTTCCAGGGGCAGTACTCGGTGAACATCCCGGCCGTGCTCGCCTCGGTCGTCCTCACGACGCTGCCGATCCTCGTGCTGTACGTCGTCGGCCGTCGTCAGCTCCTCTCCGGCCTCACCGCCGGCTTCTCCAAGTGA
- a CDS encoding ThuA domain-containing protein, with amino-acid sequence MTRQALVVRGGWDGHSPVEATELFIPHLEANGFTVRVEDLGTEFGSSSTATPKIYTDAEYLATVDLIVQCNTMNTIEKEEFEGLRAAIEAGTGFAGWHGGIADSYRSNSDYLTLVGGQFGCHPGKHPDEREGGPQDNYVPYTVNVLPEAASHPITEGIEDFDLVTEQYWVLSDDYVDVLATTTQAVREWDPWNRPVTSPAVWTRQWGKGRIFVATPGHDPQTLKNENVKTIIERGLLWAAR; translated from the coding sequence GTGACTCGCCAGGCTCTCGTCGTCCGCGGCGGCTGGGACGGGCACTCGCCCGTCGAGGCCACCGAGCTGTTCATCCCGCACCTGGAGGCGAACGGCTTCACCGTCCGCGTCGAGGACCTCGGCACCGAGTTCGGCTCGTCCTCCACGGCGACGCCGAAGATCTACACCGACGCCGAGTACCTCGCGACGGTGGACCTCATCGTCCAGTGCAACACCATGAACACCATCGAGAAGGAGGAGTTCGAGGGGCTGCGCGCCGCCATCGAGGCCGGTACCGGCTTCGCCGGCTGGCACGGCGGCATCGCCGACTCCTACCGCTCCAACTCCGACTACCTCACGCTGGTCGGCGGGCAGTTCGGGTGCCACCCGGGCAAGCACCCCGACGAGCGCGAGGGGGGCCCGCAGGACAACTACGTGCCCTACACGGTCAACGTGCTGCCCGAGGCGGCCTCGCACCCGATCACCGAGGGCATCGAGGACTTCGACCTCGTCACCGAGCAGTACTGGGTCCTGTCCGACGACTACGTCGACGTCCTGGCGACGACGACGCAGGCCGTGCGGGAGTGGGACCCGTGGAACCGCCCGGTGACCTCCCCGGCGGTCTGGACGCGCCAGTGGGGGAAGGGCCGCATCTTCGTGGCCACCCCCGGGCACGACCCGCAGACGCTGAAGAACGAGAACGTCAAGACGATCATCGAGAGGGGCCTGTTGTGGGCAGCCCGTTGA
- a CDS encoding Gfo/Idh/MocA family protein: MGSPLKVGVVGAGVISAQYSASLKRLPQLQITAVSDFVPERAQALADEHGAQVLSLDELLASPEVDVVLNLTLPRTHAEVALAAIAAGKHVYGEKPLAMDVAEGRDVVKAAAAAGVRVGCAPDTVLGTGIQTARALVDAGRIGTPHSATAFMTTPGHERWHPQPDFYYQPGGGPLLDMGPYYLTSLVHLLGPVTRVVGASSRPSQSRTIGSGPRAGESFGVTIDTHITGILEHASGALSTLIMSFDTWAARLPRIEVHGTGGSLSVPDPNMFSGAVELFAAETAPAPGPDVDPAANWVDVGATAGFVDAGRGYGLADLALSLDEGRRHRANDEVALHVLEIMESVQRAADAHSSVTLTTTCERPEAIGTPVDLTA; encoded by the coding sequence GTGGGCAGCCCGTTGAAGGTAGGCGTCGTCGGGGCCGGGGTCATCTCCGCCCAGTACTCGGCGTCCTTGAAGCGGCTGCCGCAGCTGCAGATCACCGCGGTCAGCGACTTCGTCCCCGAACGGGCCCAGGCCCTGGCCGACGAGCACGGCGCGCAGGTCCTGTCCCTGGACGAGCTGCTCGCCTCGCCCGAGGTGGACGTGGTCCTGAACCTCACCCTGCCGCGCACCCACGCCGAGGTGGCGCTGGCCGCCATCGCGGCCGGCAAGCACGTCTACGGCGAGAAGCCGCTGGCCATGGACGTGGCGGAGGGGCGCGACGTCGTCAAGGCCGCGGCCGCCGCGGGCGTCCGCGTCGGCTGCGCGCCCGACACCGTGCTGGGCACCGGCATCCAGACCGCCCGCGCCCTGGTGGACGCCGGCAGGATCGGCACCCCGCACTCGGCGACGGCGTTCATGACCACCCCCGGTCACGAGCGCTGGCACCCCCAGCCGGACTTCTACTACCAGCCCGGCGGCGGCCCGCTGCTGGACATGGGCCCGTACTACCTGACCTCGCTGGTGCACCTGCTCGGCCCGGTCACCCGCGTCGTGGGTGCCTCCTCGCGGCCCTCGCAGTCGCGGACCATCGGCTCGGGCCCGCGCGCCGGGGAGTCCTTCGGGGTCACCATCGACACCCACATCACCGGCATCCTCGAGCACGCCTCCGGCGCGCTGTCGACGCTCATCATGAGCTTCGACACCTGGGCCGCGCGGCTGCCGCGCATCGAGGTCCACGGCACCGGCGGCTCGCTGTCCGTGCCGGACCCGAACATGTTCTCGGGGGCCGTGGAGCTGTTCGCCGCCGAGACCGCGCCGGCGCCGGGTCCCGACGTCGACCCCGCGGCGAACTGGGTGGACGTCGGCGCGACGGCCGGGTTCGTCGACGCCGGCCGCGGCTACGGCCTGGCCGACCTGGCCCTCTCGCTCGACGAGGGCCGCCGCCACCGCGCCAACGACGAGGTCGCCCTGCACGTCCTGGAGATCATGGAGTCGGTGCAGCGGGCCGCGGACGCGCACTCCTCGGTGACGCTGACCACCACGTGCGAGCGCCCCGAGGCCATCGGCACCCCGGTGGACCTCACCGCCTGA
- a CDS encoding VOC family protein encodes MAEQTGVRFTTVALDTPDPRGLAAFYAALLGWRVDEDTSGDEWVNVRGDVPGLHLAFQLAPDHVPPTWPAGDVPQQVHLDFHVADWDSTQPRVLELGGRLVQDEAEHPSWRVYADPAGHLFCLCLDSA; translated from the coding sequence ATGGCTGAGCAGACCGGCGTCCGGTTCACCACCGTCGCCCTGGACACCCCCGACCCCCGCGGCCTCGCCGCCTTCTACGCGGCCCTGCTGGGCTGGCGGGTCGACGAGGACACCTCCGGCGACGAGTGGGTGAACGTGCGCGGGGACGTCCCCGGGCTGCACCTGGCCTTCCAGCTCGCCCCCGACCACGTCCCGCCCACGTGGCCGGCCGGGGACGTGCCGCAGCAGGTGCACCTCGACTTCCACGTCGCCGACTGGGACAGCACGCAGCCGCGGGTGCTCGAGCTCGGTGGCCGGCTCGTGCAGGACGAGGCGGAGCACCCGTCGTGGCGCGTGTACGCCGACCCGGCCGGGCACCTGTTCTGCCTGTGCCTGGACTCGGCCTGA
- a CDS encoding sigma-70 family RNA polymerase sigma factor: MEPFERVVDQHGAVVLRVCRALVGADAAQDAWSETFLAALVAYPRLRPDSDVRAWLVTIAHRKAVDVLRAQARRAVPVADPPEPPSSGEHPGDGRADVWAAVAALPPKQRRCVAYHHVAGLPYDEVAALVGGTPAAARRAAADGIATLRRTWEEAS, encoded by the coding sequence GTGGAACCCTTCGAGCGGGTCGTGGACCAGCACGGCGCGGTCGTGCTGCGGGTCTGCCGCGCCCTGGTGGGGGCCGACGCCGCGCAGGACGCCTGGTCGGAGACCTTCCTGGCCGCGCTCGTCGCCTACCCCCGGCTGCGGCCGGACAGCGACGTGCGCGCCTGGCTGGTGACCATCGCCCACCGCAAGGCCGTCGACGTCCTGCGGGCCCAGGCCCGGCGCGCGGTGCCGGTGGCCGACCCGCCCGAGCCGCCCTCGTCGGGGGAGCACCCCGGCGACGGGCGCGCGGACGTGTGGGCCGCGGTCGCGGCCCTGCCCCCCAAGCAACGGCGGTGCGTGGCCTACCACCACGTCGCCGGCCTGCCCTACGACGAGGTCGCCGCCCTCGTCGGGGGCACCCCCGCTGCCGCCCGGCGCGCCGCCGCCGACGGCATCGCCACCCTGCGGCGCACCTGGGAGGAGGCATCGTGA
- a CDS encoding methylated-DNA--[protein]-cysteine S-methyltransferase, producing MDVVALDGTGLEVEVEDLHHRLVLRAAAQGVLDVAYRTLDSPVGSLLLAATGAGVVRVAFERQGHDAALDELARRVSPRVLRAPARLDALARQLEEYFAGRRTGFDVPLDLTLASGFRRRVLDVLGGIPFGTTLSYAGVAGGAGSPRAVRAVGTACARNPLPLVVPCHRVVRSDGSPGEYAGGAAAKGRLLELERAARVGA from the coding sequence CTGGACGTCGTGGCCCTGGACGGGACCGGCCTGGAGGTCGAGGTCGAGGACCTGCACCACCGGCTGGTGCTGCGCGCCGCGGCCCAGGGGGTGCTCGACGTCGCCTACCGGACCCTCGACTCCCCGGTCGGGTCGCTGCTGCTGGCGGCCACCGGGGCCGGGGTGGTGCGCGTCGCCTTCGAGCGCCAGGGGCACGACGCGGCCCTGGACGAGCTGGCCCGGCGGGTCAGCCCCCGGGTCCTGCGGGCACCGGCCCGCCTGGACGCGCTGGCCCGCCAGCTGGAGGAGTACTTCGCGGGCCGGCGGACCGGTTTCGACGTGCCCCTGGACCTGACGCTGGCCTCGGGGTTCCGGCGCCGGGTGCTGGACGTGCTCGGGGGCATCCCCTTCGGCACGACCCTCAGCTACGCGGGCGTCGCCGGTGGGGCGGGCAGCCCGCGGGCGGTGCGGGCCGTGGGGACGGCGTGCGCGCGCAACCCGCTGCCGCTCGTCGTGCCCTGCCACCGGGTCGTGCGCAGCGACGGCAGCCCCGGCGAGTACGCCGGGGGAGCCGCGGCCAAGGGGCGGTTGCTGGAGCTGGAGCGAGCCGCCAGAGTGGGTGCGTGA
- a CDS encoding VOC family protein, translating to MNRLDVLTLAVPDVDVARRFYLDGLGLRPVFDLPGEIVFLQLNHGLTVALWSADALAADLGQEPGSVVPGQGFTLAQVVDSEAEVDAVTARARAAGADVLKPPQRAAFGGYHSYVRDPAGVRWEIAHNPGLTVDVDGTVHLRAVP from the coding sequence GTGAACCGGCTGGACGTCCTCACCCTCGCCGTCCCCGACGTCGACGTGGCGCGGCGGTTCTACCTCGACGGCCTGGGGCTGCGACCGGTGTTCGACCTGCCCGGCGAGATCGTCTTCCTGCAGCTGAACCACGGGCTGACCGTGGCCCTGTGGAGCGCCGACGCGCTCGCCGCCGACCTGGGGCAGGAGCCGGGGTCGGTCGTGCCGGGGCAGGGTTTCACCCTGGCGCAGGTCGTCGACAGCGAGGCGGAGGTCGACGCGGTGACCGCCCGGGCGCGGGCCGCGGGCGCCGACGTCCTGAAACCCCCGCAGCGCGCGGCGTTCGGCGGGTACCACTCCTACGTGCGCGACCCCGCGGGAGTGCGCTGGGAGATCGCGCACAACCCCGGCCTGACCGTGGACGTCGACGGCACGGTGCACCTGCGGGCGGTCCCGTGA
- a CDS encoding DUF1697 domain-containing protein has product MRWVVLLRGVNVNGVTVKAAPLSACLQQAGFTGVRSVLASGNVTFEAEDGVGAEDVRARVEQALREGFGYDARVVVLTPQRLAEVAAAYPFAREDEVRHPYVVFASDPDRLAKLFGRHVPNDVEQVELSGDVVYWGCPRGSSTDTPFAKLSSAARWKPVVTTRNLRTVEKLVTVAGAA; this is encoded by the coding sequence GTGAGGTGGGTCGTCCTGCTGCGCGGGGTGAACGTCAACGGGGTGACGGTCAAGGCGGCCCCGTTGTCGGCCTGCCTGCAGCAGGCGGGGTTCACCGGTGTCCGGTCGGTGCTGGCCAGCGGGAACGTGACGTTCGAGGCCGAGGACGGCGTCGGCGCCGAGGACGTGCGGGCCCGGGTGGAGCAGGCGCTGCGGGAGGGTTTCGGCTACGACGCGCGGGTCGTGGTGCTGACCCCGCAGCGGCTCGCCGAGGTCGCCGCGGCCTACCCCTTCGCGCGCGAGGACGAGGTCCGGCACCCGTACGTGGTGTTCGCCTCCGACCCCGACCGGCTGGCCAAGCTGTTCGGCCGGCACGTGCCGAACGACGTCGAGCAGGTCGAACTGAGCGGCGACGTCGTGTACTGGGGCTGCCCCAGGGGTTCCAGCACGGACACGCCCTTCGCGAAGCTGTCGTCCGCGGCGCGCTGGAAACCGGTCGTCACGACGCGGAACCTGCGCACCGTCGAGAAGCTGGTCACCGTCGCGGGTGCGGCGTGA
- a CDS encoding DUF6328 family protein, whose product MSGASGVEDPEGPYRALRNETPTERLDRNWAELLQELRVVQTGVQLLTGFLLTLPFQSRFEQLDRYQVRVYVAVLLLAVTAVVLFVAPVGYHRALFQQRSKARLVAAGSAFAKAGLVTVGLTVSGGVLLVIDVVGGRTAGWTAGGAVAALILVCWYVLPRRARRLAVRARQEGQASAAERSGTSRETP is encoded by the coding sequence GTGAGCGGCGCGAGCGGCGTGGAGGACCCCGAGGGCCCCTACCGGGCGCTGCGGAACGAGACGCCGACCGAGCGGCTGGACCGGAACTGGGCCGAGCTGCTGCAGGAACTGCGGGTCGTGCAGACGGGCGTCCAGCTGCTCACGGGTTTCCTGCTGACCCTGCCGTTCCAGTCCCGCTTCGAGCAGCTCGACCGGTACCAGGTGCGGGTCTACGTCGCGGTCCTGCTCCTGGCGGTGACCGCCGTCGTGCTGTTCGTCGCGCCCGTGGGGTACCACCGGGCGTTGTTCCAGCAGCGGTCCAAGGCCCGGCTGGTGGCGGCGGGGTCGGCGTTCGCCAAGGCGGGGCTCGTGACCGTCGGGCTCACCGTCTCCGGCGGCGTGCTGCTCGTGATCGACGTGGTCGGCGGGCGCACCGCCGGCTGGACGGCCGGCGGCGCGGTCGCGGCGCTGATCCTCGTGTGCTGGTACGTCCTGCCCCGCCGGGCGCGGCGGCTGGCGGTGCGGGCCCGCCAGGAGGGTCAGGCCAGCGCCGCCGAGAGGTCCGGCACGAGCCGGGAGACCCCGTAG
- a CDS encoding thiamine pyrophosphate-requiring protein → MSSPTVGDHVVSRLGRWGARRFYGYPGDGIGGVISAVGRAVEAGDAEFVQVRHEETAGFAATADVKFGGSPLGVVAVTSGPGAVHVLNGLYDAKLDHVPVVALLGQTATNALGTGYYQELDLVRLYGDVAGEFVFQVTSPSQVQHAVDRAARIARERRTVTAIVLPSDVQDADAVPEVPDGHGFTHTSAVPGSLPGTPRQEALEQAAEVLRSGRKVAILAGAGALGATAELTAVADALGAGVAKALLGKAVLDDRVEWVTGAIGLLGTRPSYDLMRQCDTLLLVGTTMPYTEYYPAPGQARAVQIDVDGTRCGLRYPTEVNLVGDAGLTLAALLPLLAGADPDPSWRADIARWNTAWEEWSAERARAEAEPLNPELVVRGLSARLEDDHQIAVDCGTATSWFARDLDLRPTMTASLSGTLLSMGGGLPYALAAKEAHPDRPVLALLGDGAMQMNGLSELVTVAQRWRTWADPRFVVLVLNNRQLSFVAWEARAMQAEVPFGPAMDVPDVPYAGWAGLLGLAGRRVEGPEDLDEVLTEAMAATRPFVLDAVVDPDVPMIPPHVSLDQVVSTVKSQLKGDPAARGIVVEGVRETVGAAARAVRRHVRDR, encoded by the coding sequence ATGAGCTCCCCGACCGTCGGTGACCACGTCGTCTCGCGTCTGGGCCGCTGGGGCGCCCGGCGCTTCTACGGGTACCCCGGCGACGGCATCGGCGGTGTCATCTCCGCCGTCGGCCGGGCCGTGGAGGCCGGGGACGCCGAGTTCGTCCAGGTGCGGCACGAGGAGACGGCGGGTTTCGCCGCCACCGCCGACGTGAAGTTCGGCGGCTCACCGCTGGGGGTCGTCGCGGTGACCTCCGGCCCCGGGGCCGTGCACGTCCTCAACGGCCTCTACGATGCCAAGCTGGACCACGTCCCGGTGGTCGCGCTGCTGGGGCAGACCGCGACGAACGCGCTGGGCACCGGTTACTACCAGGAGCTCGACCTCGTCCGGCTGTACGGCGACGTGGCCGGGGAGTTCGTCTTCCAGGTGACCTCCCCCTCGCAGGTGCAGCACGCCGTGGACCGCGCCGCGCGGATCGCCCGGGAACGGCGCACCGTCACCGCGATCGTGCTGCCCAGCGACGTGCAGGACGCCGACGCGGTCCCCGAGGTCCCCGACGGCCACGGCTTCACCCACACCTCCGCCGTCCCGGGGTCGCTGCCGGGCACCCCGCGCCAGGAGGCCCTGGAGCAGGCCGCCGAGGTCCTGCGCTCGGGCCGCAAGGTCGCGATCCTCGCCGGGGCCGGCGCCCTGGGCGCCACCGCGGAGCTGACGGCCGTCGCCGACGCCCTCGGCGCCGGGGTCGCCAAGGCGCTGCTGGGCAAGGCCGTCCTGGACGACCGGGTCGAGTGGGTCACCGGGGCCATCGGCCTGCTGGGCACCCGGCCCAGCTACGACCTCATGCGGCAGTGCGACACGCTGCTCCTGGTCGGCACGACCATGCCGTACACCGAGTACTACCCCGCCCCCGGCCAGGCCCGGGCCGTGCAGATCGACGTCGACGGCACCCGGTGCGGGTTGCGCTACCCCACCGAGGTGAACCTCGTCGGGGACGCGGGGCTCACCCTGGCGGCCCTGCTGCCGCTGCTCGCCGGCGCCGACCCCGACCCGTCGTGGCGCGCCGACATCGCGCGCTGGAACACGGCGTGGGAGGAGTGGAGCGCCGAGCGGGCCCGCGCGGAGGCGGAGCCGCTGAACCCCGAGCTCGTGGTGCGGGGGCTGTCGGCGCGCCTGGAGGACGACCACCAGATCGCCGTCGACTGCGGCACCGCCACGAGCTGGTTCGCCCGCGACCTGGACCTGCGCCCGACCATGACGGCGTCGCTGTCCGGCACGCTGCTGTCGATGGGCGGCGGCCTGCCGTACGCGCTCGCGGCCAAGGAGGCCCACCCCGACCGGCCGGTCCTGGCGCTGCTGGGGGACGGGGCCATGCAGATGAACGGCCTGTCCGAGCTGGTGACGGTCGCCCAGCGGTGGCGGACGTGGGCGGACCCCCGGTTCGTCGTCCTCGTCCTGAACAACCGCCAGCTCTCCTTCGTGGCGTGGGAGGCGCGGGCCATGCAGGCGGAGGTGCCGTTCGGCCCGGCCATGGACGTGCCCGACGTGCCGTACGCCGGGTGGGCCGGGCTGCTGGGGCTGGCGGGCCGCCGCGTGGAGGGCCCGGAGGACCTCGACGAGGTCCTCACCGAGGCGATGGCGGCGACCCGCCCCTTCGTCCTCGACGCGGTCGTCGACCCCGACGTGCCGATGATCCCGCCGCACGTCAGCCTCGACCAGGTCGTCTCGACGGTGAAGTCGCAGCTCAAGGGCGACCCGGCGGCGCGGGGCATCGTCGTGGAGGGGGTGCGCGAGACCGTGGGCGCCGCCGCCCGGGCCGTGCGGCGGCACGTCCGGGACCGCTGA
- a CDS encoding YtxH domain-containing protein encodes MKGKAIFLIAGAAGYVLGARAGRERYDQISSAVGRLWGNPKVQQRVVDLEDRAGDLAKQAGSVAQEKVGAAAGSVAGTVKSKLGGDQSPGDQPLGDQHHTRMPTD; translated from the coding sequence GTGAAGGGCAAGGCCATCTTCCTCATCGCGGGTGCCGCGGGCTACGTGCTCGGCGCGCGGGCGGGCCGGGAACGGTACGACCAGATCTCCTCGGCGGTCGGCAGGCTGTGGGGCAACCCCAAGGTGCAGCAGCGCGTCGTCGACCTCGAGGACCGCGCCGGGGACCTCGCCAAGCAGGCCGGCTCGGTCGCCCAGGAGAAGGTCGGCGCCGCGGCCGGTTCGGTCGCGGGCACCGTCAAGAGCAAGCTGGGCGGCGACCAGTCGCCGGGCGACCAGCCGCTGGGCGACCAGCACCACACCCGCATGCCCACGGACTGA
- a CDS encoding aminotransferase class V-fold PLP-dependent enzyme: MPTPGTPTDPTTEPTGLTALSAAWRRTRPPRTLLHLDSAAAGRSSWAVLDAVGAHLRREAERGGYVAALEASPVLDTARATVRTLLGWAPDEGVVAFVHSAEDALRQVLLRWPGDLPVTVAHPRGEYGPNLAVLAQLGVGTSVVDTPHRWDPEAFTASFARQRPDLVHLTWVGSHRGTVQPLADVVTACRAAGLPVVVDAAQAFGHVGTTGAAAADVVYGTSRKWLAGPRGVGFVAVRGDLADRTGPLEQTEANVAGRLGFAAALTQHVELGPTAVHAGLAQVGTATRHRLAAALEGTWEVVEDLDEPSATVTLRPLRPVDVAALRAALIADDGVVTTHLGPERAPLEMDGPALRVSGHLDTTAEDVDAMAAALLRRS; encoded by the coding sequence GCTGACCGCCCTGTCCGCCGCGTGGCGGCGCACCCGCCCCCCGCGCACCCTGCTGCACCTGGACTCCGCGGCGGCCGGCCGCAGCAGCTGGGCCGTGCTGGACGCCGTCGGCGCGCACCTGCGGCGCGAGGCCGAGCGCGGCGGGTACGTGGCGGCGCTGGAGGCCTCCCCCGTCCTCGACACCGCCCGCGCCACCGTGCGGACCCTGCTGGGCTGGGCCCCCGACGAGGGCGTCGTCGCCTTCGTGCACAGCGCCGAGGACGCGCTGCGGCAGGTCCTGCTGCGCTGGCCCGGGGACCTGCCGGTCACCGTCGCGCACCCGCGCGGGGAGTACGGCCCGAACCTGGCGGTGCTGGCCCAGCTGGGCGTCGGCACGAGCGTCGTGGACACCCCGCACCGGTGGGACCCCGAGGCGTTCACGGCCTCCTTCGCCCGGCAGCGGCCGGACCTGGTGCACCTGACCTGGGTCGGCTCGCACCGCGGCACCGTCCAGCCCCTCGCCGACGTCGTGACGGCTTGCCGCGCAGCGGGTCTGCCCGTCGTCGTCGACGCCGCGCAGGCCTTCGGGCACGTGGGCACCACGGGGGCCGCCGCGGCCGACGTCGTCTACGGCACGTCCCGCAAGTGGCTGGCCGGGCCGCGCGGCGTCGGGTTCGTCGCCGTCCGCGGGGACCTGGCGGACCGGACCGGCCCGCTGGAGCAGACCGAGGCGAACGTCGCCGGCCGGCTGGGGTTCGCCGCGGCCCTGACCCAGCACGTCGAGCTCGGCCCCACGGCCGTCCACGCCGGCCTGGCGCAGGTCGGGACGGCCACCCGCCACCGGCTGGCCGCCGCCCTGGAGGGGACGTGGGAGGTCGTGGAGGACCTCGACGAACCCAGCGCGACCGTCACGCTGCGCCCGCTGCGCCCCGTGGACGTCGCGGCGCTGCGGGCAGCGCTCATCGCCGACGACGGCGTCGTCACGACCCACCTGGGCCCCGAGCGCGCCCCCCTGGAGATGGACGGGCCCGCGCTGCGCGTCAGCGGCCACCTCGACACCACCGCCGAGGACGTCGACGCCATGGCCGCGGCCCTGCTGCGCCGCTCCTGA